ACCTCGAGCAGCCCGAGGAGTTCAATCGCGTGCTGCTGCGCTTCCTCGACAAGGCGTCCGGCCAGAGCCCGCTCTAGTGCCCGTCGCCGCGGCGCCGCTCATCCGGAGGCTGCGGCTCGCGGCGGGACTGACGCTCTTCGCGTACGTCGCCAGCCATCTCCTCAACCATGCCCTGGGGCTGGTCTCCTACGGGGCGATGGAGGCGGGGCTGACATGGGCCCTTGTCCTCTGGCGGAGCGTGCCCGGTACGCTGGCGCTCTACGGGGCGTTCCTCACTCATCTGGCGCTGGGGCTCTGGTCGCTCTATCGGCGCCGGACGCTGCGAATGCCGCCGTGGGAGGCTGCCCAGCTCGTGCTGGGCCTCGCCATTCCAACCCTCCTGCTTTTCCACGTGGCGGGCACGCGTCTCACCGACGACCTCCTGGGCACGACACCGTCGTATGCCCGGGTGCTCCTCTTCCTGTGGACGGTCGAGCCGGTGGCGGGGATCCGGCAGGTGCTCCTCCTGCTGATCGCCTGGATCCACGGCTGCATGGGCGTCCATTTCTGGCTACGCTTCCGGCCTTGGTACGGGCGGGCCGCCCGGGTCCTCTACGCGCTCGCTCTCCTCGTGCCCGTCCTCGCACTCCTGGGCTTCGCGGCCGGCGCCCGCGAGGTCTCGGCCATCGCGCGGACGACGCCGGGCTTCGCCGAGCGACTCGGGCGGACTCCGGGCCCGCTCAGCGCGGAGGAGCGCGCCGCGCCGGGCCGGGTCCTCCAGCTGGCCCTCGCGACCTACGGCGTCGCGCTCGCCGGCGTGCTGGCCGCGCGTGGGATGCGCGCGCTCCAGCGTCGACGCGGCGACTCGATACGGATCAGCTATCCTGACCGACGCGAGGTGGCGGTACCGCGCGGCTGGTCCGTGCTCGAGGCCAGCCGCTTCGCCCGCGTGCCGCATGCCTCCGTGTGTGGGGGCCGTGGCCGCTGCTCGACGTGCCGGATCCGCGTGCTCGGGGGCGTGCGCGACCTGCCCCCGCCCAGCGCCGACGAGCGGCGCGTGCTCGAGCGGCTGGGCGCGCCGGCCAATG
This sequence is a window from Candidatus Methylomirabilota bacterium. Protein-coding genes within it:
- a CDS encoding adenylate/guanylate cyclase domain-containing protein gives rise to the protein MPVAAAPLIRRLRLAAGLTLFAYVASHLLNHALGLVSYGAMEAGLTWALVLWRSVPGTLALYGAFLTHLALGLWSLYRRRTLRMPPWEAAQLVLGLAIPTLLLFHVAGTRLTDDLLGTTPSYARVLLFLWTVEPVAGIRQVLLLLIAWIHGCMGVHFWLRFRPWYGRAARVLYALALLVPVLALLGFAAGAREVSAIARTTPGFAERLGRTPGPLSAEERAAPGRVLQLALATYGVALAGVLAARGMRALQRRRGDSIRISYPDRREVAVPRGWSVLEASRFARVPHASVCGGRGRCSTCRIRVLGGVRDLPPPSADERRVLERLGAPANVRLACQLRPARDLAVVPLMPAVLAPRDAALQVGARHGREREIAVLFADLRGFTRLAEHKLPFDVVFFLNRYFEAVGSAIADAGGLVNQFTGDGVMALFGVEGGGDAGSRQALAAAGAMVGRVRALGEALGEELDAPLRLGIGIHVGPAVVGGMGYGQAFYLTAVGDTVHVAARLEALTKDYGCELVISSDVATRARIDVSDLTRHEITLRNRETPLTVIVAPTAAVLADRLARADDRVGSRS